The Cydia pomonella isolate Wapato2018A chromosome 9, ilCydPomo1, whole genome shotgun sequence sequence TTCCGCGGTTCGTTTTACTAATATAATCATGGagtataattatacatataggtattatttCCGAATACATAAACAGAGCTTGGcaaaagtttataaaatgtaatttggtgcttattttattatatctgaTTAAATAGAAGGCCCTCCACGACGTGAGATGTTATGATTTTGTGTATAACTAAAGCTATGTGAAAGATGTACATATATGATTATAATGATTTTATGTAAAttggttaataaatatttgaaaatgtttatataatcaacattttgttttattgaaaaactggtttataatttttacaatatttattataagttttttacaaaaatcacaataatattattacactgTTTATAATTAACTTTGGAAATATTctgtcatttaattttaatatctccAACGTCAATATTACATACACTAGACAGATGCACAGCGAGCTGCAAACGTGCATATCCACTTTATGTATGAATTCCATAAATAAAGATGGCATGCACTTCTGCAGCTGTGTGTACAATAATATACATATGCAATGAGGTACATCACAACAGTCGAGGGATGATAAAAACAACAACATAACAGTCGCGTCCAGAAGTTTGCGGTAATCATGCGCGCCGAGATAAAAAAATAGAGTAAAATATGTCGACTTCTGAGCAATGACAAAATAAACTCCAATTAAGTCTGTATTAGCAATATTCTCAATGATTTTAGTTAATGTATCTTATACGCTACACTAGGAGTCCTCGATCATGGGCGTGGCAGGCCCGGGGCGGCCGCTGACGCCGTTAAAGAGGCGGTCCTTGATCATCTGCGCCATGAGCCCGTGGATGACCTCGATGGTGGTCTTGCACGCGTCCTTCGTGGCCTTGCCGAGCTTGTCCTCCGTGCGCTTCTCGTGGGGGTCTGCGCCGGGCACTATGAAGCCGCCACGACCTGAAACAAGAATGCTTTTTTAAGAccttacaagaaaaaaaatgctAAGATTAAAAACATGCAGTAACATAGGTGCAGGAGTTTTTGTCAGCAATTACCCCTTTCTGGCTCAGATGGGAGATTTGTCTCCCATCAAACAACAATCAAAGGACTAACAGAATACTCTTTTTGAAATTTGCCTAGTCATACCATACTATTTGGTATTGATATTGtctaatgttttatttataccaatTTATATATTGAGGAACtcagaaaaattataaataaaattatttacttatttgcaAGTTCTTACCCAAGCACACTTCACTCTGTTCCAACTTATCAGACAGATCAAATATCTGTCCTGTTGTGTATTCTGCATTGGTAATCAAACTTGAGCTGCTTAGTGTGTTGACCCAATACTTGTTCCACAGAGAATCCAACAGTCTCCGGTCCAGAGAAGACTTGAAGTAGGACACTTCCAGTGAGTAGTACTGCTTGCAATGGACACCAAAGTCCTCAATTTTGTTGAGTGGGATGGTCTGGTATTCTGAGGGCTCTTCATTAGCTGGTTTGTAgccctataaataaaatatgtagctTTGAATACATTTGCTTGTCTGTAAATTACATAGCAGTAGGAAGACAAGTGTGCACATAATAAAACTGCACAGCCACTGGCAACTACTAAATACATAACGAAATTGTTAAAATTGCAGTAATTGATGTTTCAAGATTGAAGTAATTACTTCTTCAGTGATATCTACAATCAAAAACTTCTAACTTATTATTTGATAACCTACCTTTGGATATGTCCTAAAAGCACCAAGGCAGACCTTGCCAGCTGAGATGGTTCTGACGGGATCAATGACAATGGCAACAAACGGCTCTTGGAAGTTCTGGTTCAGCATTTGTGTGGAGACGTCAATGCCGGACAACCAGCACCCGTAGCCAGGGTGGCTGTGGTACCAACCAATGGCATTTTCGTGGCGGCCAACctggaaattaaataaatctttacTATGTGAGATTACTACATCACTACATCAATGTACCATATGCATGTTGTGCCACAAGACACTGTataatttttcttatttaccCTAATTAGAATAGATTAGATTGCTAGAGTGCAATAACAACAACCATCTGAGAGGTCATCAGTATAAGCTGGTGTCTCGCAGGTCCTACAACAATCCTCATAGACACTTCTTTagcaacagagtggtcaaagcttggaacaaactcccagaGGATAAAGTATCGGCCCAAAGTGTCAAATAAATTAGATGCACACAATGCAAATTCTACTCAACACTGAAAACTTTATTGATGACTCTGGATACAGgcattatcagttttttcaactgcctgcctgcttcacaaataataataataataaattatgtccTCATAAGACCCAGGCCATTGCATCGcacttttgaatttggaacttccttttatttctacatataaGAGTTCAAAACTTGTACATGGATAGACAGCGAGACACAGATGATAAGCTTATCAAACATAATAAGGCAACTAACAAACATTACCTAATTTCAAGCTAAGCTTTATTTGGGATGACATTGAAAAATGATTTCATCAAAGACTGAACACCTTACCTGTTTAGCTGCCTCTATGTAAGCTGTCATGTATTCATAAGCCTGTGCCTGCGCGTTGACGCGTGTCTCCGTGCCCTCGACTGGCAAAGCAAATGAGTCCATCACTATCATAGTATTTGCATCTACTTTGcctgcaataaaaaatatcaccTTAAAAACCCAACTAATCATAAAGGAATTCATAAAAACAAGTATGCTGGCTGTCTTACCTAATAAAAGCCCCATAACTTCTAGAGTCCCTCCAGAGCGAGCGTGCATCACCATTTTCAAGAGTGCTAAAGCTGAGATCTTAATATCTTTGAAGAAATGTGGACTGCAAACAGAAAAACATTTGAAGTacattttttggatatttttcgTTTATATTACATGGAAATGGAAACTTACTCTTTTTCCCATGGTTTAGCGGCAAGGATGTCTTGCTGTTGTTTCTTATCGTAGCGGTATATTTCATCAACACTGGACACCGTTTCGATGCTGTTGGCCATTACCCATGTTTTCTGCGCAATTGTGGATTGATTATCGGAGCTTGTGGAAGCCATTGTTGATGACTTCAATTATTCTCAAAACTTTAAATACTTATGATGATatcaatatttatgtttaaagtaaAATAGTCGCCACTTTTTTACGACAAAGCAAAAGCACGAATAAATGACAGATGtcaggtagttttttttttctaaatttgacAGCACAACTGATGCTGTTCGAGACATTGGTTTAAACAATTAAGTTTACATTGCTAGGTGCGTCCACAATGTACCAACCTTACCAAATATATTTCGTGTTGTATCGCAAAGGAAAGTGACAAAGTTATATTCGTGCAAATACTTAAACAACCCAGTGTGTTGCAAACACAAGTTGCGGGCAATGTGCCCACCACACCACGTGCCCACGctagaattttgaatttatactCTGGTAAGCCAGCGTTGTCAGTAGGAAAAAGGTGGCAAATTCGAAACATATAGGCGCAAAGAATCGATCtcctataataaaattgaatatcgcgcctttttctactgacaatggCCCGCctcacatttaattaaattattgcgTTGCAAGATTTGTACCTACCCATCTAACCTTACCACTTCTTGATCTCTACATCATATAATAGTTTCCCCTACGATCGATTACGATTTCCAAATTGCAGCTAAATAATGAGTAGGTACTAGACCTAAAGATTGGTACCTATTCAATGCCCTATAGGCTGTAGGTAGGCGGCATTATGAATAGTATTGAAGACATTATATGGCCATTGGAACAACACCGCCACCGGTAACCCAGCGGAGTGATAAGACTACGGTGTATAAACTTGAACGCCTGCAAGCTAAGAAACTAGACTTTCTAGTCTAGACCGTTGTTTCCAACCAGACAccgctggagttgcaggcatccttAGATGTCGGTAGCCGCTCACCGTCTGGCGGCCTGTAGCTACGCTTGTTTGCTTTTGTCTTAGCAGGCATATGACAACGTGACAACACTAGTTATAGTGGTGTCTATAGTTAATCCGTCTTTAATACTTACGTACTACGCACCTCTTGGTACCTATTCCTAGAACCTAAACGCATATGCTAGGTACCATCTGTGTTATATGTCTAAATAAAGTCCATTATGCATAAAGTTATTTGAAAATTGTTAGTCAtatgaaatatcaaatttacTAGAATCTGCTACAAGTGCTGCAAGTGTATATTGTAGTTCGTATACTTAAGAACAAGTTAAGAACCTACCTCTAAGAGGCAAGTAAACAAAATggtattgtacatatttttattttataaagtagATTGTTACCGTCGAATTCTCTCAATCTACACTACATTAACATTATGTAACGACCTTGATGATAAAATAATGACTAATGTTTCCAATAGctatttttcattgttattatttttccgCATAATATACAATATgctacattttataattttattttgtcgtTGCCGCGCGCCGGTATAATTATTGCCGGTACCACTATGCGGTCTACGCGATGCGCACTTAAAAAGCGTATCGAG is a genomic window containing:
- the LOC133521165 gene encoding COP9 signalosome complex subunit 5, whose product is MASTSSDNQSTIAQKTWVMANSIETVSSVDEIYRYDKKQQQDILAAKPWEKDPHFFKDIKISALALLKMVMHARSGGTLEVMGLLLGKVDANTMIVMDSFALPVEGTETRVNAQAQAYEYMTAYIEAAKQVGRHENAIGWYHSHPGYGCWLSGIDVSTQMLNQNFQEPFVAIVIDPVRTISAGKVCLGAFRTYPKGYKPANEEPSEYQTIPLNKIEDFGVHCKQYYSLEVSYFKSSLDRRLLDSLWNKYWVNTLSSSSLITNAEYTTGQIFDLSDKLEQSEVCLGRGGFIVPGADPHEKRTEDKLGKATKDACKTTIEVIHGLMAQMIKDRLFNGVSGRPGPATPMIEDS